The following DNA comes from Chryseobacterium gallinarum.
TAGCTTTCCAAAGGAATGCCCAAGTTCATGAACGACAATCTCATTTGATGAATTATTTAAAGAAGCAAAAGCGTATGTCCCTCCACATCCTCCATATTCTGTGGAGTTTCCCAGGACGTAGGTAATATCATAATCAGGAACGTTAGCTGCCAGTACCTGCCCTACTTTATTCGTTGTATTACTGTAAATACATCTATGAACTCCCACATCAAAAGTAGAACCCAGGTAATTATTAGGATTGGATACCGGAATTACAGGTTCTGCAACATCAGTAGCTGTTCCCGGGTGTTTTACTCCTGTTTCTGCGGAGATTACTTTTATAGCGTAGGCATTGAAATAGTTTTTATATTCGGTATATGGGCTCTTGGTAAAAAGATAATTCACTGTAGCCTGTGCCGACGTTACAAAATTATTTTGCTGTGCAGTGGTAAATCCATCTCCTAAAACAGCAATCACCACTCTTTTATCATTGGTTCCATTCTGCAAAAGCGGAACCGTCTCAAATACTTGTGCAGCATAGCTGCTTCCTATAAGAAGAGATAATAAAACTTTTTTCATGATGATAGTTTTTGGGTGAATATAACCTGAGCTCCTTTCTCAGTAATTTTTTCTATTTTCAGATTCCTGACATTTTCAGAAAAGGAAAACCTCACACTGAATTCAGCGTTTTGAAGAGAAGCCTGGTGTCTGGTGATTCCTTCTTTTTCATAGACCTCCAGTTCAGGCTTCAGCGGATTTTTTACCAGCTGTTGCGCAATTTCACTTCCGTCTTCTGCTGATATTGTAATAATAAGATCCCCGTTTTGCGCTTCTTTTTTATCAAACACAGGAACTGCCTTTAATTTCCCGCTAGTAATTTTGCTTTCCTGGAGGGCAATCTGATCATTTCCTGGCCGGTCTTTATTCACTTTAAAAAACAGATAGATAATGCTGTCGCTTACCGCGGCTATTTTCCCGGATTCCGTTTCCCGTGATAAAGATAAAGCACTCTCTTTCTGAAAGCTACAGAACATAAAGACGGGAACAATAAAAAAATTAAGTAAATTTTTCATAATCATTTTTATTTAAAGTTAATAAAGTTTCTGATACAATGAGGAGCCTTTAGTATATTTTTTCATATCCGGAAAAGCTTAGAATGTCATATCTTTGAACCAATGATTTCAGAGAAAATAATTTTAGGCATTGACCCGGGTACCGCTATTATGGGGTTTGGTCTTATTTCCGTTACAAAAGGTAAAATGGAAATGATCTCCATTCATGAACTGATTTTAAAAAAATATCCCAATCACGAAACCAAGCTCAAGTATATTTTTGACAAAACCTTGGCTCTTATTGATGAATTTCATCCTGATGAAGTAGCCTTGGAGGCTCCATTTTATGGGAAAAACGTACAAAGTATGCTGAAACTGGGCCGTGCACAAGGCGTTGCCATGGCTGCCAGTCTCTACAGAAATATTCCCATTACCGAATATTCTCCAAAAAAAATTAAAATGGCAATAACCGGAAATGGAAATGCCAGTAAAGAACAGGTCGCGGGGATGTTGCAAAACCTTCTTAAATTAAAAGAATTTCCAACCAAATATTTAGATGCTTCCGATGGATTAGCCGTAGCGGTATGTCATCATTTCAATTCCGGAACCCTGACGGATACAAAATCATATTCCGGCTGGGAAAGTTTTTTGAAACAGAATCCGGATAGGTTGAAGTAAATTTACTCTCCCGTACTATCTAATATTTTTTAATTTTACATTTATTTCAAGCTATAAAACAAAAATCTTCACTATTGCGAAGGTTTGTTTTTATTCTTGGTACAAGCGTGACGCTTGCGCCAGCTGGGTGCACAAACAAAATAGTGTGAAATAAGAACTTATATAAAAACAAATATAGTTGCCGGGATTATCCAACAACTATATCATAAATATTAGTATCTTAGTAATCTGTAACGTTATTTAGGACTAGTCACTATGGCTCTATAAATTTTGAACGAATAACCTTATAGAAAAAAACTAATAATAAGATTATACTGATTATAATATTATAAATCCCTAAAATTTTATTCGAAGGAGCATATAAATATGTATAAAAATAATATTCTCCTATAAAAAATAATACTATAGAAAGTAAAAAGAATACGCTTTTTTTTATTTTCATTATGAAATATATAGGAAAACTAAAGATTAATATTAACGGTATCATATATATTGACACATGTAAAATATAATTTAAAGTAAGACTAAATATTTCAGATGATGTTTTTGCATTATCTAATACAATATGCTTAAATCGATTTCCAATAAAAGCAAGCACAATAAAGAAAATAATATACTTTATTGTTGCATATAAAAAACTATTAATAAGAGTGGCTTTAAACATATTAGTTTCTTTTATAAAAGCGTGATGGATAATATGAAAAATCATTTATTGGCTTAGGCCTTGTTACGGTATTTTCTGAAGGGCGAACATAGTTCCCTCTACTATCTTTAAATGGATTCATACCAGAAAATCCTTTAGTTGCACTATGAGTTCCTGGAAAAGATGGCTGATTATACTGCATTAATTTAGAAGTGTTACCACTACCAGAAACTGTTAGACTAGCAGAAGGAAAAACATTCGTATAAGCATCTACCGAAAGACTCCCATTACTACTATTATAATTAATATTTAATTTTTGAGCTACATCTACTTTTAAAACCAATAATGTAATCCAAATTCTTCAATTGGAGATACACTTGCATGCTGTTCAAAACTTGTATTAATCCCTGTTGATGTAGGAGTCATTCCAAAAATATTATTACTTCCTCCTTCTCCAGGATAGAACATTCTTGGTGCACCAACTGGGGTATCACCAGGCTTAGATTCAAAACTTCCTGACAAACTTGTTAATTCTCCTGCATCATTTTCTCCCGCTGTTAATTTTAAAGTACTTGTTAGTTTAACACCAGAAGCATCTACTATTCCATTTAAAGGACCATCCCAAAGCTTACCATCAATATAGCTAGTAAAGTTAAATGTTAATTCCTTTCCTAAATAAGTTTCTCCCGCTTTAGTTGTGGCTTGGGAATTTGCATTTTTATCCCAATAAATAGAACCGTCTTTTCTCTGGACAAAATCCGTCCCTTGTCTTCCATCCGGATCAATAAATCTTATTGGATTATTAAATGCATAAGTGTAAGTACTCCATCTTCTCAAAGTTTCTGCAAGGGGATCAATTACTCCCCATCTTCCCAGATCCGGCATATACATTCTCGCCCCATAATCGTACATACCTGTCTCCTTGCAGCTCCTTACCATTGTACTTGTACTGATACGCCGCATTTCCAACCGAAGTATTATATCCCTCATGCTTCAGCCCAAACGGATAATAATTACTTTCTTCAATAATCTCTATTCCGGATTCGCTGTTCATATAACTTAATCGTACATTTCCTAAGTGATCCGTATAGTTGTAAATATACTTATTTTACAAAAACAGGCTGCTTTGAAAAGCAACCTGTTTATTTTTATTCTAGGCACAAGAAAGATGCTTATACCAGTGTGGGGAAAGTTTTCTAAAATTATTCAACTTTTTTTTCTCAACTTTACTCGTTGGAATACTAAACTTCTCAAAAATTTCTTTTATTTTATTTTCTTCTTCTGGTAAAGAATAATTTATTAGATTCATTTTCATATCAAATAGAAGAAGCCATTGATAAGGATCATTAGAAATGTTATCATTAGATGTGGTAAATTTTAAGTCAGAGTTGTTTGAAATAGATTTATTTATAATGGCTTTATTTAAAAAGTTAAGATCTTCAGGAGTATTACCCTTTAATAGTAAATTAAATTTTTTATACTTAAAGAAGGTTAAATTTTTAGCTTTAGGATTTATATTAATATCACTATTATTTTCCCTAGTGATGGTAATCATATATCCTTGATTCTCGTAATATAAACTTGATACATAAATTGATGATAAAGTTGGTGTAAAATTTTCATCATTATTTGTATAAATAAATGCATCAATAAAATTATTAATTTTATAATTTTTTGATATGCATGGAATTTGCGACCAACCTAACTGGGATATCAGAATTAGAACTAGTAATAATTTATTTTTCATATGCTCCATTTTTATCGTATGTTGTGTAAAAACCATTTCTATAAACTCTAAAAATAGTATCTTTATATATTGGATTAATTGTGTTATCATAATCATATGTTCCTTCATAAGCATCTCTATTTTTGCCAACATTTCCCCAAGGAAAATATCCACTTGGAAGACTGTTTCCTGGGTGATTATGATCGTGTTTTGTTAGTGTGAAAACTCCCTCATAAGATGAAAAGTTTGTCATTCCTAATGCTCGTGGATCAACTGGAGACTTTCCAATTAAACCGAAGGTTGATATAACTGATTTTGTTAAATTACTTCCCTTAGATGTGTATGTACCATTTGTAAATTCTGATTTGGCATTATTATATAAGTATTCAGCTAATTCAGTTGCTTTATTGGGGTCATTAAGTTTTAATGTTGTCATTAAATCAGATTTTCCGCCTTTCGAATCTTTTAATGTACTTTCTAATTTAATTTCTTCCTTATTTGCGGCAATTGTCCCCTTTTCCCCAATTTCAACTCCTTTAGCATCAGCTTTCAACGTTTTTCCATCTTTTTCAAATTGATTTTCAGCATAAATTACATCAGTATTAGAATCTGCAACTTTTGTTAATTGTCCATTGTTACCCCATTTAAAAATATCAGTTCCTTGTCTTCCGTCTGGATCAATAAACCTAATCGGATTATTGTAAGCATAATTGTAAGTACTCCATCGTCTAGAGGTTTCCGCCAGCGGATCCACCACACCCCATCTTCCTAAATCTGGCATGTACATTCTCGCACCATAATCATACATCCCTGTCTCCTGGAGCTCCTTACCATTGTATTTGTACTGATAAACTTAGGTATTATAGCTTACCAACCGTCATTATATTCCTCTTTCATCTTAGTACATTTTTTAAAAACTATTCTTTTCTGAGGATTATTATATGGAGCAGGTGGTAAAATTTTAAACTTTTCGTTTCTAGTCTTATTTTCAATATTTATCATACAATTATTCTCAATATTTTTAAAAAAGAAATAAAGTGTATAATTATTATAGACAGAAAATCCTTTCAAGTTCTCGATCTCCTTAGGCGTATCACTAGCCAAGAGAATATCCATATGATTCTCATTTTGATCTTTTAAATAAATAAGAATTGATTTTTTAGATTTTTTATCATGTCCATTGTTTTCTAGCTTTTTTATAAAATCATTCAGTTCTCTTTCTAAAGGTTCTTTAATTGTAATAAGATTTAGTTTTACTCCAGAGTCTGTTTGAGATATTTCATTTTTATTTGTTAGCATTTCTTTTTTTTGCGACGATGAATCACAAGCCAGATAAATAAATGAAAGAAAAATTAAAATATAGGATTTCATAGTTTTTTGATTTTTTTCATTACTTGATCATTATATTGAACAGTTGATTTTACCTTTGTACCATAAATATTAAAATATTGAGGTAATCCCGCACCATTACTTTCTTTTAAATATTTATAGTATTGTCTATCTCCAGTATAATCATTTGGAGTACCATCTGAGTTGCAACCTGACGGTTTAAATTCTTTTAAATCTGTTGCATTGGGATGAGAATGCCAGTTATCCAATATTTTTAAATCTTTTCCTTTCCCATAGAATGAATAATTAAACCAAGCTTGAGCAGTATCTACATTGGATTCGTGATTCGTGGATATTATAGAAGCTTTTCCTTCCTTAAATTGATATTCATTTAAACCAAACTCTACATTGGTGTTTCTAGCCATAAATTTAAATATCGTTTGAGCGTCTTTTTTATTTGATTCAATCAAGAATGTAGCTGTCCCACCATACATCTTATTCTCCTTCAACTTTTTTATCAATAAGATCCTTATTAACAACTAAAGCTTCTGATGAGTCAGAATTATAAATTGTGTGAGTTCCTTTTGTTTCGTCACTATTTGTTTTTCTGATCAAGTCAAGGGAGCCATCTTTATTTAGTCTAAAATCATCTTTAGGTGCCATACCATCAGGATCAATAAACCTTATTGGATTATTGAACGCATAATTGTAAGGGCTATGACGACGCATTTGCTCAGCCATTGGATCCACCACACCCCATCTTCCCAGATCCGACATATACATCTGCCCCATAATCATACATTCCCGTCTCCTGTAGCTCCTTTCCATTGTACTTATAATTATTAAAGCCACCAAGACTAGTGGCTTTAATAATTAAACTCAATGCTATTTTTCAGGAATATTTTGCCTTTCAATTTTTTGTACTTTACCATTTTTTATAAATATATTAACAAAATATGGTTCTCCAATATTAGGAAAGTAATCTTTACTTCTAAAATAACTAGGATCGTTACAAAATTTTAAATTTTCATTCTTGAAAAAACGATTGTAAATATTTTTTTCAATTAATAAAACTTTGTTATTAATTTTTTTCACATAATATCTGTCTTTTTCATAGACAGGTAATCCATAAGTAATCCCTATTATGGAATCATTATCTCTAATATCATTATATAAATATGTTATATTCTTACTTTTTAAATGCGAAGTATTTTTAATAACTTGTGTTGCCTCATTTATTATTGTATTATTAACAGTATTATCTTTATTACAAGAAAAAAATATTAATAAAAATACTATAATAAATCTATTTAACTTCAAATTTGGAAGAATCATAAATTATTGTTTTTTTTGAGTTTGGTACAACTATATTAAAATTATCAGGAGTTCTATTCTTATAAAAGTCATTTTCAAAAAGTATTTTATTTCCTCTATCACCTTCTGTTGGTGATCCATGGCCATTAAAACCTGATGGAACAAGTGTTCCTCCTGGATGTAAATGTGTAAACTCTGTCATTTTCATACTTTTATTATTTAATATTTTCCAAGCCATATACCCACCTACACCTTCTTGAGATTTTTTATATTCCGTAGAAATTGCAAAAACTTCTTTTCCTCCTTCTTTTACACTTTTATATCCTGCCAAGCTAAATTCATTAGTAACATTATCTTTGATGAAATTGAAAAAGTTTTTCATTGATCTTTTATCTGTTGAAATATAAACAGAAGAATCTGTAACTCTTGAATCATCTCCTTCACGAACTGTTGATTTTCCATCCAATCTATTATCAATAACATCTTTATTAACCGTTACCGATTTGCTATTATCTTCATTGTAAATAGTATGAACCCCTTTAGTTTCATCACTATCAGTTTTTCTAATTAATTCAAGCTTACCCGTTTTTAACAATCTAAAATCATCTTCAGGTTTTCTTCCATCTGGGTCAATAAAACGTATTGGATTATCAAATGCATAATTGTAAGGCGACCAGCGACGCATTAATTCTGCTTTCGGATCTACCACTCCCCATCTTCCTATGTCAGGCATATAGAATCTTGCTCCATAATCATACATCCCATTTTCTTGCACCTCCTTCCCATTGTAACTATAGTTATATGCTTGATTTCCATCTAATGTATTATAACCTCCGTATTTCAATCCAAGGGGATAATAATTATTTTCTTCAAGAATTTCTATTCCATTTCCATTATTGAAATAGCTTAATCTTATATTTCCCAAATGATCTGTATAACTGTAAATATACTTATTATTTTCAAAATTATAATAGCCTTCTGAGGTAGGAACAAAATTTAATACTGCGGGATTGAGTTTCAATTGTGTATATTGAAAGCCATCTAAGTAATCAGTAATCAACCCTATCTGAGTAGTATATTGCTTTCTTAATTTTATACCATTTGCATTAAAATATATTGTAAAGATGTTTTTAATTGAGTACCTGGAAATGATAGAAAGCTCATATTTTCAGGAAGGTTAAGATAATTATATTTTATCTTTTCTATCATCCTATCAAGATGTTGCACCATATTCCATTATCATCATAAGTAATTGTTTCTCCTCCGATTAGAGATTTATTTATCTTGTTCTGTTTTGTATTTGAAAATAGAAAAAGAAACCACCGCATTTGCAGTGGTTTTATTGTTATCATTGCACAAGCGTGACGCTTACGCTAGCAATGGGAAATTTATTCGAGAGAGGATAGTTCAAGTTTTTTTGCAATTATAAAATCAGAATCACCTTCAGACTTTTCTTCGTTCTCATCGGGATCAAAGCTAATATAAATTTGGTTGTTGATATGTAATAATTTATAATTTTCAATATTATAAAAATTATAAATATTACTATAATAAAACTTAAATTCTACTACTTCGGTAAACAATAGATTTATTTTAAAATAATTACTCTTTTTTGAAAAACCACTTATTGTAATTTGTATTTGTAGTTCCCCAAATTCATCTTTATTAAGATTTATTTCTTCTATTTTTGTGCTTATCAATGAGTTTTCTCCAATAAAAACTTCAGACGCAGTATTCGTTATATCCATTTCAAATTATTTTTTTATTCCAAAATCTCTTAATAATTCGCCTTTTTTAGGAGGTCTTCCCGGTTGCCTATCTCCTCTTCCTGTAGGATTTCGAGGATTAGGCTTGTAATCATGTATATGATCATCTTGCTCATTTTTAGGGTATTTTGGCCCGTGTCCCTTGTTGTATTCTTTTTGAACATTCCCATCGGGTCCATACTTTTTAGAAGTTGTTCCAGGATCGTTAGTTTCCGTTGTATTTGGTTCTCCTTTATCAGGTAATCTATTTTTCCTTCTTTTTCCTTCTTCTGGAACATCAACACCATTTACGTCTTTATCTTCTTCAGCTGTATCTTCAGTTTTTAAATTTCTGTAACCCGCACCTGGATCTGCAATAGTAGTGTATCCTGTGCTAGGTGGTGTAAATTGATTAACTGTCCACCAGACTCCAGCTCCTATTAACATTGCTGCAGCAACAACATCAGCAGGACCAGGTACTGGAGAATCTGCCTGTGAAACGAGTAAAGCAGCCATAGCTAAGCTTCCGGGACCGGAATCACTGCTTTTAGCTTTTCCGGTAAGAGTAACTTCTTGAATTACTACTTCTTTTTCTTTATTAGGAAGGATTTTTATTTCAGTAACTCCTTTTGGACAATCGGGAGGACATTTTCCTGTTTCACCCTCCATTCCTGTCGGATCGTTATATGAGATTGGATTGTTCCAAACATAACTGTAGGCTTCGTGCGTGTATTGACTTCTTGGATCCACCACACCCCATCTTCCCAGATCCGGCATATACATCCTTGCCCCATAATCATACATTCCCGTCTCCTGTAGCTCCTTTCCATTGTACTTATAATTAAAATATCCTCCTAAAAGCCCTCTTCCCTGGCCAATATGGTTTAACCCGAACGGATAATAATTGTTAGTATCCGTCACTTGAGCAACACCTGCGCTGTTTTTAATATAGCTTACCCTCGCATTTCCAAGGTGATCCCTGTATTGGTAAATA
Coding sequences within:
- the ruvC gene encoding crossover junction endodeoxyribonuclease RuvC: MISEKIILGIDPGTAIMGFGLISVTKGKMEMISIHELILKKYPNHETKLKYIFDKTLALIDEFHPDEVALEAPFYGKNVQSMLKLGRAQGVAMAASLYRNIPITEYSPKKIKMAITGNGNASKEQVAGMLQNLLKLKEFPTKYLDASDGLAVAVCHHFNSGTLTDTKSYSGWESFLKQNPDRLK
- a CDS encoding RHS repeat domain-containing protein, giving the protein MKLNPAVLNFVPTSEGYYNFENNKYIYSYTDHLGNIRLSYFNNGNGIEILEENNYYPLGLKYGGYNTLDGNQAYNYSYNGKEVQENGMYDYGARFYMPDIGRWGVVDPKAELMRRWSPYNYAFDNPIRFIDPDGRKPEDDFRLLKTGKLELIRKTDSDETKGVHTIYNEDNSKSVTVNKDVIDNRLDGKSTVREGDDSRVTDSSVYISTDKRSMKNFFNFIKDNVTNEFSLAGYKSVKEGGKEVFAISTEYKKSQEGVGGYMAWKILNNKSMKMTEFTHLHPGGTLVPSGFNGHGSPTEGDRGNKILFENDFYKNRTPDNFNIVVPNSKKTIIYDSSKFEVK
- a CDS encoding JAB-like toxin 1 domain-containing protein — protein: MKENKMYGGTATFLIESNKKDAQTIFKFMARNTNVEFGLNEYQFKEGKASIISTNHESNVDTAQAWFNYSFYGKGKDLKILDNWHSHPNATDLKEFKPSGCNSDGTPNDYTGDRQYYKYLKESNGAGLPQYFNIYGTKVKSTVQYNDQVMKKIKKL